The following are encoded together in the Methylorubrum sp. B1-46 genome:
- a CDS encoding metallopeptidase family protein → MSEGDPGRWAEARAPSLAEIEALADAAFAALPEEFRALCAGVRIHVDDFPDDETLTEMGCESEFDLLGLFRGVGLAQSGEVATGQMPNAVWLYRRPLLDYWAEHDETLGHLVTHVLVHEIGHHFGLSDDDMAGIEAAADAIEG, encoded by the coding sequence GTGAGCGAGGGTGATCCGGGCCGCTGGGCCGAGGCCAGGGCGCCGAGTCTGGCCGAGATCGAGGCCCTGGCCGACGCCGCCTTCGCCGCCCTGCCGGAGGAATTCCGAGCCCTGTGCGCGGGCGTGCGCATCCACGTCGATGACTTCCCCGACGACGAGACGTTGACCGAGATGGGCTGCGAATCGGAATTCGACCTGCTTGGTCTGTTCCGCGGCGTCGGGCTGGCGCAGTCCGGCGAGGTCGCCACGGGGCAGATGCCCAACGCCGTCTGGCTCTACCGCCGGCCGCTGCTTGACTACTGGGCCGAGCACGACGAGACGCTGGGCCACCTCGTCACCCACGTCCTCGTCCACGAGATCGGCCACCATTTCGGTCTCTCGGACGACGACATGGCCGGGATCGAGGCCGCGGCGGACGCAATCGAGGGCTGA